A section of the Triticum dicoccoides isolate Atlit2015 ecotype Zavitan chromosome 7A, WEW_v2.0, whole genome shotgun sequence genome encodes:
- the LOC119329827 gene encoding L-ascorbate oxidase-like, translating to MRALFAWCALLLACGGLLHCAEAAKARHLKWEVGHMFWSPDCEEKVLIGINGQFPGPTIRAKAGDTIVVELKNGLHTEGVVIHWHGVRQIGTPWADGTAAISQCAINPEETFTYRFVVDKPGTYFYHGHYGMQRAAGLYGSLIVDVADGEEEPFKYDGELNLLLSDWYHDSIYNQMVGLSSSPMRWIGEPQSLLINGRGQFNCSLAAAHTPGTKQCTAGGNRHCAPVILPVQPNKTYRLRIASTTSLASLNLAIGNHKLTVVEADGNYVEPFVVDDMDIYSGDSYSVLLTTDQDPSSNYWVSIGVRGRAPKTAPALALLNYRPNRGFKLPAIAPPVTPAWNDTAHSKAFTTQIKARAGTPPPPATSDRRIELLNTQNKLDGHIKWSINNVSLVLPATPYLGSLKLGLKTALAAARPADTFGRAYDVTRPPHNPNTTTGDNVYVLRHNTTVDVVLQNANALQHNVSEVHPWHLHGHDFWVLGYGEGAYRGDAADAARLNLANPPLRNTAVIFPYGWTALRFVADNPGVWAFHCHIEPHLHMGMGVIFAEAIDRVGKVPKEAVSCGATATALMNGDHL from the exons ATGAGGGCTCTCTTTGCatggtgcgccctcctcctggcgtgCGGCGGCCTGCTGCATTGCGCGGAGGCGGCCAAGGCCCGGCACCTCAAGTGGGAGGTGGGCCACATGTTCTGGTCGCCGGACTGCGAGGAGAAGGTGCTCATCGGCATCAACGGCCAGTTCCCCGGCCCCACCATCCGGGCCAAGGCCGGCGACACCATCGTCGTCGAGCTCAAGAACGGGCTGCACACCGAGGGCGTCGTCATCCACTGGCACGGCGTCAGACAG ATTGGAACGCCGTGGGCGGACGGCACGGCCGCCATCTCCCAGTGCGccatcaaccccgaagaaaccttcACTTATCGGTTCGTCGTCGACAAG CCGGGGACATACTTCTACCACGGGCACTACGGCATGCAGAGGGCGGCAGGGCTGTACGGCTCTCTGATCGTGGATGTGGCGGACGGGGAGGAGGAGCCGTTCAAGTATGACGGCGAGCTGAACCTGCTCCTCAGCGACTGGTACCACGACAGCATCTACAACCAGATGGTTGGCCTCTCCTCCAGCCCCATGAGATGGATCGGCGAGCCCCAG TCGTTGCTGATCAACGGTAGGGGGCAGTTCAACTGCTCGCTCGCGGCGGCGCACACGCCGGGCACCAAGCAGTGCACCGCCGGCGGCAACAGGCATTGCGCACCGGTGATCCTCCCTGTCCAGCCCAACAAGACCTACAGGCTCAGGATCGCCAGCACCACCTCGCTGGCCTCCCTCAACCTCGCGATCGGG AATCACAAGCTGACGGTGGTGGAGGCCGACGGCAACTACGTGGAGCCGTTCGTGGTGGACGACATGGACATCTACTCCGGCGACAGCTACTCCGTCCTGCTCACCACCGACCAGGACCCGTCGTCCAACTACTGGGTCAGCATCGGCGTGCGCGGCCGGGCGCCCAAGACGGCGCCGGCCCTGGCGCTCCTGAACTACCGGCCCAACCGCGGGTTCAAGCTGCCGGCCATCGCGCCGCCGGTGACCCCGGCGTGGAACGACACGGCGCACAGCAAGGCGTTCACGACCCAGATCAAGGCCCGCGCCGGCACGCCCCCGCCGCCGGCGACGTCGGACCGGCGCATCGAGCTGCTCAACACGCAGAACAAGCTGGACGGTCACATCAAGTGGTCCATCAACAACGTGTCCCTGGTGCTCCCGGCGACGCCGTACCTGGGCTCCCTGAAGCTGGGGCTCAAGACGGCGCTGGCCGCGGCGCGGCCGGCGGACACGTTCGGGCGCGCCTACGACGTGACGCGGCCGCCGCACAACCCCAACACGACGACGGGGGACAACGTGTACGTGCTCCGCCACAACACCACGGTGGACGTGGTGCTCCAGAACGCCAACGCGCTGCAGCACAACGTGAGCGAGGTGCACCCGTGGCACCTGCACGGGCACGACTTCTGGGTGCTCGGGTACGGCGAGGGCGCGTACAGGGGCGACGCCGCCGACGCGGCGAGGCTGAACCTGGCGAACCCGCcgctgcggaacacggcggtgatcTTCCCGTACGGGTGGACGGCGCTGCGGTTCGTGGCGGACAACCCCGGGGTGTGGGCGTTCCACTGCCACATCGAGCCGCACCTCCACATGGGGATGGGGGTCATCTTCGCCGAGGCCATCGACCGCGTCGGGAAGGTGCCCAAGGAGGCCGTCTCCTGCGGCGCCACGGCCACCGCGCTCATGAACGGCGACCACCTCTGA